Genomic DNA from Acetilactobacillus jinshanensis:
GGTTGATCCAGCAATGATTAAGCGTCGGTTAAGGAATTCTAATCCAGCGATGATAAAGAAAGCGATAAAAAAGGTAATCGTAATCCACTGGACATGAGTAACCTCTAACCAAAAGATGATCCCCGTTAAGAGGACCACGAATGTCCAGCACCAGTCAATCGTGCTGAAGATTGGACTAGGCTGATAATAAAAATGATGCTGTTTCATAATTATAATGATCCTTCTTTAAAAACTTAATCGTTGAACCGAAAGTATTTCTTGATTGGTTTTTCATAATAATCAAAATTAATCACAGGATCGGTTAAAATCATTTGAGCCAAGAATTTACCGATGATAGGACCGGTCGTTAATCCGGATGAACCTAGACCGCCACCGGTTAACAGATCAGGATGTTGTGGAATTGCACCAAAGAACGGTCCGTAATCACCAGTGTAACCACGAGTACCGGTGCGCACTTGATCAATGTCATCAGGTGTTACATGGTCCACTAACTTCTGAGCACTGCTTAGTAACTTAAGTGCGTTCGTATGGTTAGGTCTTAAATCAAAGCCCATCTGGTCCTCATGAGTAGCCCCAATTACTAATTGACCATGACCAAACGGTAAGAAATCATACTCACCTTCGGGCATTAATACCGGCATGTTTTCTTTTTCAGGAGTATCACGAACGTGAACCCTGATCAATTGACCCTTTTGTGGGCGAATGTCAGCTTTAATCCCTAAGGGTAATAAGGTCTTTCTGATCCAAGCCCCGGTAGCGACCACGATTTTACTGAATTTATAATCATGATCAGTGGTCTTCAGTTCATGATCATTTACCATTTGGACATTTTTTGGAATCACCGCTAAATTACGTTTTTGAGCAATCTTGATTAGATGTTCAGATAACTTTTGACCGTTTATTCGAGCACCACCGGTTACCATTACACCAGGCTGAGAATGATCCAAAACGGGGATTTGATCTTTGACCTGTTGAGCTGTTAACTTTCGGATCTGACCCATAGTTGGCGCATTAACTTTGCGCTGAATTGCTAATTGATATACTGCGTTAACAGCATCATCAGTACTTCTCGTAATGATGCCACCGGACTGATTATATTCGTTAGCGGGCATTGCCGTTGTTTTTGCCAATTTTGGTAACAACTGAGCGCCAGCCCGTGCCAAATGATACCATTGCTTATTTCGTCGTTTTGATAACCATGGGCAGATAATTCCAGCCGCAGCTTTGGTGGCCTGACCATGACCATCATCAAACATGGTGACTTCAATTTCCTGATGGCCTTTTAATTGACTCAAGTAATAAGCAACGGTCGAACCAACGATGCCACCGCCGATAATCGCAATTTTAGTCTTCATGTAAAAAGCTCCTCAAATTAATGCTTACCGTGATAATTGTTGGTGCTCCAGAACTGGAAATAATCAGTTCTTAACGAACCATTATAAAGCTTTCGTCGCTTCGTGGCTCGTTGACCGTAATAATGTTCAAAATTAAGGTCACTGCTTAAGAAATACTTTGACCAACTAGTCATCGGTTTAAAGACGTTCCCTAAGGTTCGGTATAGCTTATGAACTTCAGCCGGCGTTTCCATTCGTTGACCATATGGTGGGTTAGAAACTACTACGCCATCGGTTAAATCAGTCTTAAAATCTTTAACGTCAAGTTGCTGAATGTGTAAGTCATCTAATAATCCCGCTTCAGCAGAATTAATTTTGACGGCGTTAACCATCTTCGGATCAATATCTGACGCAAAAATTTGAACAGGCTGCTTAGGTTTAGCTGCGGCTTTAGCTTGTTCACGAATTTCTTCAATTCGTTTTGGATTAATCCATTCCCACTTTTCAAAAGTGAAATGACGGTTTAATCCTGGGGCCATGTGCTTACCCATTAACGCAGCTTCAATCGGAATCGTTCCGGATCCACACATTGGATCAACGAACGGCATTGTTTTAGAATGCCAGTCGGTCAATTCAATTAATGCAGCAGCCATGTTTTCCTTCAACGGTGCGGGCCCTTTTAAGATCTTATAGCCTCGTTTAAAAAGACTGGGACCGGTGGTATCCAACGTCAGACGAACCATATTTTTACGAACGGATACTTCTAACGGGTATACGGGACCCGTTTCTGGTAGACGGCTTCGACGGTGGTAGACATGACCGATTTTTTTAGCAATGGCCTTTTTAACTACCGCCTGAACGTCAGGGGTACTGTGTAACTGTGATTTAACAGAAACTCCTTCAACCGGGAATGTCGCATTCATTGGTAGATAACGATCCCAGGCTAAGCTATAAGTTTTATTAAATAATTCATCAAATGTCTTAGCTGGAAATTCACCAATTAAGATTTTGACTCGATCAGCGGCTCGTAACCATAGATTAGTTTTGACGACGTCATCTAACGTTCCATCAAATAAAACTCGGCCATTTTGAATTTGAGTTTGATAGCCTAATTGCTGAAGTTCCTTACCAACGACGGATTCAATTCCAGCAGCTGCTGTAGCAACGAGATGAAATTTTTGCACCGATTTTCACCTTACGATCTAATTTTTTAAATATTTAATCGACTTAACAAAAAAGGTGAGAGCATAAGCCCTCACCCTTTCCTGATGACATAAATTCCTATAAGCCACGTTTCGTACTCACATGAAATGTCAGGTCAAATCATATGAGCAGTAATCATCTATCTATCGCATCATAAATATGATGCGGTCCCCACGCTTGGTTCATTTTCCGTGCGTGAAGCTCCTCTACCGAAAATTTGAGTTCTCCGCTCGAGGGGTTTACCGCGTTCCATTCGATTGGATTTCTCCAATGTTTCGTCACTGTGGCACTTTTCAGGAGTATTAAAGCATAGCAGAACCTTAGCTTGTTTCTCCGCCGTAGTCACTAATAAAAGTGATTCACCGGTTTATTTTTTCACCGATCACGAACACTACAAGCATCTCAGCTTGTGCGAGAGTGGACTTTCCTCACCCAGCAAAAGCTAGGCGCGATTACTCAGAATTTATGCCTATGTATTAATTTAATTTATCTTAAAATTGGTCAGAATTATGATTTTGATTCATGTTTGAACCAAAAACGTGATTTTCTAAATTAGATAACCGCTTTAAGATATTAATATAAGTAGCGTTATCAGGCTGAGCCGCAGAACTCTGTGGCTGACGATCCTGATTTTGATCCCGCGTTTGAGCCATTTGAGGGGAAGCTACGTTATTATTAACGGTAGCTCCAGACTTAGTTAACTGATCAACCTTAGTTCGTAATTGATCATTTTCGTCTTGTAATTGTTGAATCGTCTTATCAAAAGTTTCGTAATCACGAATAACCATATCCAAGAAGCTATCAACATCGGTAGGATCATAACCCCTCATTTTTTGTTTAAAATCTTTTTGGAGAATATCTTTTGGAGTAAAATGAATCTTTCCCATATCTAATTACACCTCAACTCAAACACGTTTAGAACAACGCCTATTATAACAAATGTTGCTTATGTTGCAAATCTTTTTTGTGATTTTCTCGATAAACTATCTCATATTCATTCGCAGCGTCCTGTAAATCATCCATGGTAATCGTGGTCACAGGATAATTATGCCGCTTAGCATACCTTTGAATCTGGGCATAGTCATACTTGGTCTTCCCAGGATACTCAGGGTCATAGATCAAAAGTGCCGCATCGGTATGGGTCAGCATGAAATTTTGATAATTAAAAAGTTGCTGTGGTGATGAATAATCTGAGTTATTGACTGGACGCGAAAAGTCAGCCCTTTTAATCGTTTGCTTCATTCGAAGCTGATTCCGATCGTTCCAATGCTGACCAAAATTGGTGAACGGCAGCATTACCGCAATCTGGTATTCATGCGTATACTTCTTTTTTAATTTTGAAGCAACGTCAACAAACCACTGTTCAACACCTAGTTGAGCACCCGTAATGAACCAGGTGAAACCATTGATCACGGCTTGTGAGATCTGATCCTTTAGGACTGATTTGATTATCTTTACTTTTGGATCGTCATCCTTGAAAACGCCTAATTCATAACTGCGGTATCCAGTCACCCATAATCTTTTCACATCATCATCAGCTTTCTACATATATTATAATGATAAACCAGTTTCCATATTATTTGGACACTTGGTATAATGTTTTTAAATAGACCTTTATAAACTCCATATAAGAAGATGACAATAACGAAAATTAATTATCCGAATGGAATGGGTTATTCTCGTTATCATCCCCAGCATCTTAATCATAAACATCGTTTGACGACCTTTGGTGATCGTGGGATGTCGCTTGAACATGAAATCAACAAGAGTAACGCCTACTACCTCGCCAAAGGAATCGCCGTGGTTCACAAAAAGCCCACTCCGATTTCGATCGTTAAGGTTGATTACCCAAAACGAAGTGCCGCCGTTATTCGAGAAGCGTACTTTAGTAAGGCTTCAACAACTGATTACAACGGTGTCTATAAAGGGCATTACATTGATTTCGATGCTAAGGAAACTAAGAACAAAACTGCGTTTCCGCTCCGCAATTTTCACCGTCATCAGGTTGAACATATGCGTGAATGTGTTCGCCAGGGTGGAATTTGTTTCGGCCTTATTAAATTCGTAAAAACTAACGAAATTTACGTCTTTAAAGCAACTGATTTGTTTTCTTATTGGGACGCCCAATATCATGGCGGCCGAAAATCAATTCCAAAAAAGGTGATTGACCAGCGAGGTTACAAGATCCCCTATCGGCTTGAACCTCTCATACCGTATTTAGATGGTGTTAATAAAATTATTCATATCTAATTTGTCTAAACAGACAAAAAAGGAGATCCATTTTATATGAAACCTGAAACGAGAGTTCAGGCGCGTGAGATGGCTGAAGAGTCAGACCACAAACCTAAACTGTTTAAAAAGATCTTTCTGGGTATTCTAGCGGTCATCGTTTTGTTCTTGATCCTGGGTACTTGTTTGTTCTTTTTCTATGTTGCAAGCGCACCTAAAGTCACTACGGCCGCCCTATCTAGTAATAATTCGACTAAGATTTACGACGCCAACGGTCACATTATTTCACGCTTAGGTGCCCAAAATCGACAGTATGCATCCGCTAAACAAATTCCTAAACAGTTAAAGGATGCGATTACTTCAACTGAAGATCGTCACTTCTATAAAAATCATGGTGTCGATCCAGTTCGTACCGCTAAAGCCGCTTTTGCTGATTTAACCGGTTCAAAGTTAGGTTTGCAAGGTGGTAGTACGTTAACTCAGCAGTTGGTTAAATTATCTGTATTCTCAACTGCCGCTTCAGACCGAACGTTAAAACGTAAGGCCCAAGAAGCTTGGTTAGCCCTAAAGGTTGATCACCGTTATCCAAAATATAAGATCATGGAATACTACGTTAACAAGGTCTACATGGGTAACAACGCCTACGGAATGAAGACTGCTGCCGAATTCTACTACAACAAACCGCTTAATAAGTTGAACCTTCCAGAAACGGCTCTGCTTGCCGGGATGCCACAGTCACCATCTTTGTATAATCCATATGTTTATCCAAAGTACGCTACTCAGCGTCGTAACCGAGTTTTGATCTCAATGTATAATAATCATAAGATCAGTAAGACTCAGGAACGCCAAGCTGCCGCCACACCGATCAAACAAGGATTAGCTAAGACTCATCCAAACGCCAATATCAATGATAAGCATGAAAAAGTTATCGATGCCTACTTAAAGCAGACCATTCAGGAATTACAGGCTCACAAATATAAGTTACATTCCGGTTTAAAGGTCTACACCAATTTGAACTATGCCGACCAGAAGAAACTTTATAATTTAGCCAATAAGAATGGCGGTAAAGTTGGCTTTCCTAACAATGCATTCCAGATTGGAGCGGCTATGGTTGACGCCAAGAACGGTAAGATCAACGCCATGTTAGGTGGCCGTAAGCAGACCGTTCCGTTTGGCTTTAACCGTGCCGTTCGTACCGACCGTTCCAGTGGTTCCACAATGAAGCCGTTAATGGACTATGGCCCTGCAATTCAATATGATTACTTCCCAACTTATCAACCTGTTCAAGATACGCCATATACGTACCCTGGCACTGACATTAAATTAAAGGACTTTGATGATAAGTACGAAGGTAACATTACGATGCGCCGAGCCTTAGTTGAATCTCGTAACATTCCAGCCATCAGAACGCTTCATCACGTTGGAATTGGCCACGCCACTAAGTTCTTAAAAGGCTTAGGGATGACGTTCAACCAAAAGCTACAGTTACAAAACGGGATTGGTGCTTACATTTCACCATTACAGGAAGCCGCTGCCTACTCAGCATTCTCTAACGGTGGAATCTATCACCGTCCATACACTATCAACAAAGTTGTTGAACCCGATGGTCAGGCTCATCATTTTAAGAGTCATGGGCACCGCGCAATGTCACCAGCAACCGCCTTTATGATGACTAATATGCTTAAAGGTGTCATCACCGATCCTAAAGGTTCTGGTACCGCCGCTAAGATTAATGGCTTAAACGAAGCTGGTAAGACTGGTACTACTCAATACCC
This window encodes:
- a CDS encoding EbsA family protein; translated protein: MKQHHFYYQPSPIFSTIDWCWTFVVLLTGIIFWLEVTHVQWITITFFIAFFIIAGLEFLNRRLIIAGSTIIIKNMFGRQWRRFNIDHNSDRVSFSKYTMTIEKNGKKYQYSLFPRDLKKINQIIKAVNR
- a CDS encoding NAD(P)/FAD-dependent oxidoreductase → MKTKIAIIGGGIVGSTVAYYLSQLKGHQEIEVTMFDDGHGQATKAAAGIICPWLSKRRNKQWYHLARAGAQLLPKLAKTTAMPANEYNQSGGIITRSTDDAVNAVYQLAIQRKVNAPTMGQIRKLTAQQVKDQIPVLDHSQPGVMVTGGARINGQKLSEHLIKIAQKRNLAVIPKNVQMVNDHELKTTDHDYKFSKIVVATGAWIRKTLLPLGIKADIRPQKGQLIRVHVRDTPEKENMPVLMPEGEYDFLPFGHGQLVIGATHEDQMGFDLRPNHTNALKLLSSAQKLVDHVTPDDIDQVRTGTRGYTGDYGPFFGAIPQHPDLLTGGGLGSSGLTTGPIIGKFLAQMILTDPVINFDYYEKPIKKYFRFND
- a CDS encoding THUMP domain-containing class I SAM-dependent RNA methyltransferase, yielding MQKFHLVATAAAGIESVVGKELQQLGYQTQIQNGRVLFDGTLDDVVKTNLWLRAADRVKILIGEFPAKTFDELFNKTYSLAWDRYLPMNATFPVEGVSVKSQLHSTPDVQAVVKKAIAKKIGHVYHRRSRLPETGPVYPLEVSVRKNMVRLTLDTTGPSLFKRGYKILKGPAPLKENMAAALIELTDWHSKTMPFVDPMCGSGTIPIEAALMGKHMAPGLNRHFTFEKWEWINPKRIEEIREQAKAAAKPKQPVQIFASDIDPKMVNAVKINSAEAGLLDDLHIQQLDVKDFKTDLTDGVVVSNPPYGQRMETPAEVHKLYRTLGNVFKPMTSWSKYFLSSDLNFEHYYGQRATKRRKLYNGSLRTDYFQFWSTNNYHGKH
- the gpsB gene encoding cell division regulator GpsB; translated protein: MGKIHFTPKDILQKDFKQKMRGYDPTDVDSFLDMVIRDYETFDKTIQQLQDENDQLRTKVDQLTKSGATVNNNVASPQMAQTRDQNQDRQPQSSAAQPDNATYINILKRLSNLENHVFGSNMNQNHNSDQF
- a CDS encoding DUF1273 domain-containing protein; this translates as MKRLWVTGYRSYELGVFKDDDPKVKIIKSVLKDQISQAVINGFTWFITGAQLGVEQWFVDVASKLKKKYTHEYQIAVMLPFTNFGQHWNDRNQLRMKQTIKRADFSRPVNNSDYSSPQQLFNYQNFMLTHTDAALLIYDPEYPGKTKYDYAQIQRYAKRHNYPVTTITMDDLQDAANEYEIVYRENHKKDLQHKQHLL
- the recU gene encoding Holliday junction resolvase RecU translates to MTITKINYPNGMGYSRYHPQHLNHKHRLTTFGDRGMSLEHEINKSNAYYLAKGIAVVHKKPTPISIVKVDYPKRSAAVIREAYFSKASTTDYNGVYKGHYIDFDAKETKNKTAFPLRNFHRHQVEHMRECVRQGGICFGLIKFVKTNEIYVFKATDLFSYWDAQYHGGRKSIPKKVIDQRGYKIPYRLEPLIPYLDGVNKIIHI
- a CDS encoding transglycosylase domain-containing protein — encoded protein: MKPETRVQAREMAEESDHKPKLFKKIFLGILAVIVLFLILGTCLFFFYVASAPKVTTAALSSNNSTKIYDANGHIISRLGAQNRQYASAKQIPKQLKDAITSTEDRHFYKNHGVDPVRTAKAAFADLTGSKLGLQGGSTLTQQLVKLSVFSTAASDRTLKRKAQEAWLALKVDHRYPKYKIMEYYVNKVYMGNNAYGMKTAAEFYYNKPLNKLNLPETALLAGMPQSPSLYNPYVYPKYATQRRNRVLISMYNNHKISKTQERQAAATPIKQGLAKTHPNANINDKHEKVIDAYLKQTIQELQAHKYKLHSGLKVYTNLNYADQKKLYNLANKNGGKVGFPNNAFQIGAAMVDAKNGKINAMLGGRKQTVPFGFNRAVRTDRSSGSTMKPLMDYGPAIQYDYFPTYQPVQDTPYTYPGTDIKLKDFDDKYEGNITMRRALVESRNIPAIRTLHHVGIGHATKFLKGLGMTFNQKLQLQNGIGAYISPLQEAAAYSAFSNGGIYHRPYTINKVVEPDGQAHHFKSHGHRAMSPATAFMMTNMLKGVITDPKGSGTAAKINGLNEAGKTGTTQYPSSFHGSLPGYAAMDSWFTGYTKNYALSIWTGYDHQMKPGHYVSGSEVNIAQNFYKYAMQYAQRNKPNEDWTQPSDVGSIQRDGRTEYYVVGHPGDAQAKTNDSSSKAAKTSDTNKDKKDNSRNSDSSSSSSTENHKTSSGNNGSGNNDKSSSSKSNDTDVPKGKASTNSTQNSSQPQAKNSQNSNASSTSQPS